ACCGCGATCCCGTGGTGGAAGGATTCGAGGTAGATCCGCGACCGCTCGGGCGGGATCTCGGTCAACCCACTCTCACGGGCCTTGACGGCCTGCTTGTTCAACTCGGCCAGCGCCCAGCGGATCTGTACCGGCCACCGCTGGCCGGGATGGTCCTCTGCCGCGGCGGTCAGCTCTCTGACCAGGTGGGCACCGCACAGTTGATGCCTGGCGTGCGGGTAGCCGTTGTAGAGCGACAGCGAGTCGTGCACCAGCACCCCGCGGAACTCGGGCAGAATGCCGAGGGAGTTGGCACCCTGGCGGGAGCGTTCGCCCAGACCGAGCAGGGTCAAGGTGTTCGTGCAGGCCACGTGCAGCCAGCGCCGCCCGGCCCCGATCCGGAAGCTGTCAAACTGATTGAGACATCAGGCTACTTGCGGTGTTTGTACTGAGGTCTCGGTCTGGAGGGTCGTGGATGGCTTGTTGATCCACACTCGGGTGGGCAGCGGCGGCGGGCAGGGCCGACGACCGCGGAACCGCTCGGGGTGGGCCAGGAAGGCCGCGTTCAAGGTGGCGACCCGTTTGGCGTGGATCTCGGCCGCGGAGCCGTCGTGCACGGACGCCGGGGTGTGCATTCCGATACCGGAATGGCGGTGTTCGTTATTGTAATATCGGAAGAACTGGCCGCAAAAGACGTTGGCATCTTCGATGGACCCGAACGTTCCAGGAAACGCGGGACAATATTTGAGCGTCTTGAACTGCGCTTCCGAGTACGGGTTGTCGTTGGACACGCGCGGCCGTGAATGGGACTGATCGATCCCCAGCAACGCGAGCAGGCCGGAGACGGTATTCGACGTCATCGACGTGCCGCGGTCGGCGTGAATCGCGCCCGGGGCAATCCCACCATTGGCCTCAATGGCGTGCTCGATGAACTCTCTGGCAAGGGTTCCTGTTTCCGTCGGCCAGATCTCCCACCAGACGGTTTTACGGGAGAAGATATCGATGATGACGTACAGGAGATAGTAGACGCCGCGCGAAGGTCCTTTCAGTTTCGTGATATCCCAGGACCACACCTGGTTCGGCCCGTCGGCTTCCAGTTCGGGTTTCTTCTTCGCCGGATGGACGGCCTGGGCGCGGCGCTCGCCGGAGGAGCCGCGTTCGCGAAGGAGCCGGTACATGGTGGCCTGCGAGCACAGGTAGGTGCCCTCATCCAGCAGGATCGCCCACACCTGGCCCGGGGACCGGTCGACGAACCGGGGCGAGTCCAGCACCGCCAGCACGTGCGCGCG
This DNA window, taken from Streptosporangium album, encodes the following:
- a CDS encoding IS66 family transposase, whose amino-acid sequence is MGAGRRWLHVACTNTLTLLGLGERSRQGANSLGILPEFRGVLVHDSLSLYNGYPHARHQLCGAHLVRELTAAAEDHPGQRWPVQIRWALAELNKQAVKARESGLTEIPPERSRIYLESFHHGIAVGLSLYPRAPGRKQAPARNLLERLRDRAADVLRFADFPGWVPFTNNTGERALRPVKTQVKISGCHQSEDGAAHWLTVRSYLDSARKHGLSAFEAIHRAFTGNLWMPPVALNA
- a CDS encoding IS3 family transposase, whose protein sequence is MEAAVGTQHACRILGRSRAGVYRKRHPRPRVARERTPFHHPAELSQEERAHVLAVLDSPRFVDRSPGQVWAILLDEGTYLCSQATMYRLLRERGSSGERRAQAVHPAKKKPELEADGPNQVWSWDITKLKGPSRGVYYLLYVIIDIFSRKTVWWEIWPTETGTLAREFIEHAIEANGGIAPGAIHADRGTSMTSNTVSGLLALLGIDQSHSRPRVSNDNPYSEAQFKTLKYCPAFPGTFGSIEDANVFCGQFFRYYNNEHRHSGIGMHTPASVHDGSAAEIHAKRVATLNAAFLAHPERFRGRRPCPPPLPTRVWINKPSTTLQTETSVQTPQVA